The Hevea brasiliensis isolate MT/VB/25A 57/8 chromosome 9, ASM3005281v1, whole genome shotgun sequence nucleotide sequence ATGCTTCTCTCCTTTTCTCTTCGTTCTTCTACTCCAGATGGGTCCTCTCTACTCTTCATATCTCACAAACCTCTTCTCATTTgtttcattgtcttcttcttcttcttcactacTTTGGCGGAGGAATCCCTGTCAGCAGATCAAAAGTGTTCCAGGCTTGTGCACCAACATCCTGTGGCAAAGGCCCCAATATAAGCTACCCTTTTCTCTTATCTAACGTTCAAGAATCCTTCTGTGGCTATGCACATTTCAACATCACTTGTAAGCAAGAATAACCAGTTCTCAGAATCTCCAGTGATGATTATATCATTAAAGATATCTTTTATAACAATCAGTCCTTCCTCGTAGCTAGTGCTTTGGTCTATGAGGAGGATACATGTCCAATTCCTTTGCATAATGTGACCCTTGATCTAGCTCCCTTCAATATTAGTCCTGGCTATATTGATTTTTCCTTCTTATACAATTGTACCTCAGAGCCTGCAAACTACCCTATATATCCCATAAGTTGTGCCACCAATTCTACTGTTTCTTCTTTTGCGGAGTTTCACATTGACGAACTGGAGTTATACTGCAGCTATTCTTTGAACTCATGCAACTACTTCGTCAATGCTCCTTTGCACACTGGTAGTGATACTTATAGTTTGTACAATAAGGATTATACTGAGATTTTGAAGCTGGGGTTCCTCTTGAATTGGACCACGCATAATTGCAGCAGTTGTGAGAGAAGTGGTGGCCGCTGTGGATTTGAGAATCATGAATTTGTTTGTTTTTGTCATGATCAGACTCATCTCAATTCCTGTGATGATGGTAACtcttcatgaaattcaatttatgttCATCAGCTTATAATTCTTCCTGTTTGTTTTTTCCACTTGACCTCTTCAAAGAGTAGAGCTTGTCACTCTCTAGTAGTTGTTGCACCAACCCTATATTTAAAATTGTAGCTTTCaggaaaatttcatttcatttgaatGGTTAAAACATCATCAAATTTAGGCATTTTTTTTAATACAATGGTTAAATCAGAATGTGCACATTCTGATTAGACTGCACATATAGCATTAGCGTATGAATTGCCATCATTAGGAATCCAGTTAGGCCTTGCCTTGCCCTTCCTTTTTCGGTAAAATCTGAATCCATTGCCTGTGATCAGCTCTGTTCATTAGCACAAGAGTCAACTTTCTTCGGTTCTGCTCATTTTATCATtcagaaaatttttaagaaaaaatacGAGTTGAATATCTTGTTTGCTTTCTACATGTACTTTAAATTTTGAACCTGTCAACGGTCAATGAGAGAGAGCTTGGAATCTGCCTTTGTTGACTTCTCTGAACTGAACCTCTGCCTTTGttgaattttataaatattttcataaaaataacttgattttaattttttttataaaattcattaaactttaatttaattttataaatatcaatataataaaaattaaaaattttgaacttaATTTATTGacctattaattattttaaaaataaaattattttattttactatttatttaaaaaaattaagatgcATAAAAGATATCTAATTATTTTCTAGGTTTTCACTGTTAAATTCGTtctcttttctcatttcttatccatcaataattattaattaaataattttatttataaaataattgataaattaataaattaataaaaaaattttaatttttatccataataattttaaaattaaaaaaattatttttaaaaaaaaaaaaataaaatttaataacttttataaaaatactcaattataTTTGTCCGAGTATTAGTTGCATGTGATAAGTATACAGTCATTTGATTGCAAAATCCATCATTTCATGAAGAAAATTCCAAATGCTTGGAATCTTCAAGgagtgcaatatatatatatatatatatatatatatatatatatatatatatatatatatatatatatatatatatatatatcttaaaattcTATGATTTATCGGTGTATGCTGTTTTGTTGTAGGCAACGATGGTTTGAATGTGAATCGGAAGATTGTTATTGGTACGATGCTtcccattattttttttttttagtcccaTTGAGAATGATTTTTATGcttattcaattcaatttaatccgattaaaaaattttaattcaaaaaacaaattttaaaacgattaaatttatttaaattatattacttaaaataattaaaaataaaataaatgtgtCTATATtccaattttaaattattaatatttataaacaaATACGATTTAAGAGTACTTTATTTTTTCATATACAAAATTTCACTAAAcaaattaaattcttaaaaaatatatatatttatatgaatttattttttttaaataatttatttatttttttaactaaaagaattgattttaaaaattttaaactttttattCATCAAAATAGATTCTATTGagttaaattcatttttattttaatttccaaacATGTCCTTAAGTTAGAGGCCAAAGTTTTTCGATCATctgtttcttttaattattatttttttcatataaatttgctaatttattttaattttaaataaaactaaTTCAAAAAGAAAGTAGGAAGTGTAACTCAATTTTTATACAAAAAATGAGAGGATGACATGCTTAATGAcaataaaattaatcttgtttaaaCCATTAAATAATAATGGTAAAAATTTtcccataaattttttttaaatcaacaaATCAAATATTATGACAAATTTTCTTTGGAATGATACTCGACTTCACTGTTGTTATTtgctatatatatttttaatttttactttacttttaattttttttatttatattaacttaaaattttaaatttaagatcaatttaactcaaaaataaaaaatttaaaactcatGCACCACAGCTTAAGTTAGttttttatacatattttttaatattttttattgttaataaattacttaattattttttaatgttatctaattaattataatttattacttttcacattattttatatttttacttttttaacttttactaattatatgaaaatacaaaatagtttttttttttaatttttaactattataatgattttaattttatattttaattaattatatggaccaaaaaatattatttcttgtatttttttattttaattaattataattattttcaattaattatatgaaaatatataaagaatatttttatttaattagtaatgtgaaaatataaaaataatataatttctatttttaattaaatcagttataaagtataaaataatattttaatattaaaaaaaataaatatttaaacagTTGGTGTGTGAATTTCAATTAAAGAAGGCAGGATTgatttgaatttaaattgaaaaagctAAAATAAGGCTAAATTGGACATCcgtaataaattgtatttcaattTTCATTCCTCAATTATGTTTGAATCAAGAAAttctttttttaaaattctaagttggaaattaaattatcattatttaagaatcaataaattttaaatagttaagaAAATAGCTAATAATTTAATAATGGTAAGGTTTTCTATGATCACTTCTTCTACATAGCTACATGATACATCTCCCATTAATTGCAATTGGCTGCAGGCATAACTGTTGGAGTAGTTGGAATTTTAATCGCCTGTGCATTCAATTTTTGTTTCAAAAGGATTCCTTCAGTTTCATCAATAATTTCCTTACCGAAGATCGTAAAGAATAATCAAGATCTCGAGGCCTTTCTTAAAAACCATGGGCCTTTAGTTGTAAACAGGTATAGCTTTTCAGAAgtgaagaaaatgaccaatttgtTCAAAAATAAACTTGGCCAAGGAGGTTATGGCAGTGTGTACAAAGGAAAGCTTTTTGATCATCGTCTTGTAGCAGTGAAAGTCTTAAATGCATCTAAAGGAGAAGGACAAGAATTCATCAATGAGGTTGCCAGCATTAGTAGAACTtctcatattaatattgtcactcTCTTGGGTTTTTGTTTTGAGGGTCAGAAAAGAGCTCTAATATATGAGTTTATGCCAAATGGATCTCTTGACAAGTTCATATGCTACAAAAGTCCTTTGAAGAGTAGTGATCATCATTTGGGATGGGAAACTATGCACCAAATTTCTATAGGAATAGCTGAAGGACTTGAATACTTACACCGTGGATGCAACACAAGGATTGTGCACTTTGACATAAAGCCTCACAACATTCTTCTTGATGAAAATTTTTGTCCCAAAATTTCTGATTTTGGGCTTGCAAAATTATGCACCAAAAAGGATAGTATTATATCCATGCTAGAGGCTAGAGGAACTATTGGGTATATAGCTCCGGAAGTGTTCAGCAGAAACTTTGGTGGAGTTTCATCCAAATCTGATGTTTATAGCTACGGTATGATGGTTTTAGATATGGTTGGAGGCAGAGAGGAAGATTTTGGAACAGATCATACGAGTGAGAAATATTTTCCACATTGGATTTATAGACAACTTGAGCAAGGCAATAAATCCAAATTGTGTGGTGAGATTTCCATTGAAGAGAATGAAATTATTAGGAAATTGACAATAATTGGCCTGTGGTGCATCCAAACAATTCCATCAGAAAGACCATCCATGAGTAAGGTGATAGAAATGCTAAAAGGTAGCATAGAAGCCTTAAACATCCCACCAAAGCATTTTTTATCTTCCCCTCCAAGATCTCCATCATCCACTTTTACCATATCAATGACAAAGTGttgaaaaactttttttttttttctttttggtgtATTAATTAGACATGGTTAGGAGGAAGTGACCCAACAAATTGAGTTAAACTTTCTCGATTTGaaaatttgtatggtatttatcTTTTATTTGTATGGTCCTTCAAAGAGAAAGGGAATAACCTGAGTTAAATTGCATCATAAAAAACtctatttatcttcaacatatcactgatctcaaaaaagtgtgctagatgcatatgtggacttTCACCTGGACTTTTCGCAAATTATAATTGTTGTACCATCTGACACAGTGCAGGcttcaattttaaattattagcttctactcttggtcttgtgatacttggcatgaaatccccaatgttaggataggcgtGATCCTTCACAGAACAGTTGTTACTATTGTTGGCCATTTTTTCTTGTAGTTGCCCTtactcttgtgctctttcttgttgttattgagctttaaattcagcttttctcctcttagctTCTCCTCCTAAAGCTcttgctgtcttttctatttctggatc carries:
- the LOC131183282 gene encoding PR5-like receptor kinase codes for the protein MTNLFKNKLGQGGYGSVYKGKLFDHRLVAVKVLNASKGEGQEFINEVASISRTSHINIVTLLGFCFEGQKRALIYEFMPNGSLDKFICYKSPLKSSDHHLGWETMHQISIGIAEGLEYLHRGCNTRIVHFDIKPHNILLDENFCPKISDFGLAKLCTKKDSIISMLEARGTIGYIAPEVFSRNFGGVSSKSDVYSYGMMVLDMVGGREEDFGTDHTSEKYFPHWIYRQLEQGNKSKLCGEISIEENEIIRKLTIIGLWCIQTIPSERPSMSKVIEMLKGSIEALNIPPKHFLSSPPRSPSSTFTISMTKC